In one window of Candidatus Rubrimentiphilum sp. DNA:
- the folB gene encoding dihydroneopterin aldolase, translating to MDVIRIDGIRALGRHGANPGEREAPQPFDITAVVELDLQPAERNDDLKDTFDYDVARTAITQIVASTSFRLIERLAGEILHAIFKDARVARAEITVAKPEILEGATPSVTLRRDNPNFRAAWPERE from the coding sequence ATGGACGTAATCCGTATCGACGGTATCCGCGCCCTGGGGCGCCACGGAGCCAATCCCGGCGAGCGCGAAGCGCCCCAGCCGTTCGACATTACGGCTGTGGTCGAACTCGATCTGCAGCCGGCCGAGCGCAATGACGATTTGAAAGACACGTTCGACTATGACGTGGCGCGCACGGCGATCACGCAGATCGTGGCGTCTACGTCATTCCGGCTGATCGAGCGATTGGCGGGAGAAATTCTGCACGCGATCTTCAAGGATGCGCGAGTGGCGCGCGCCGAGATCACCGTCGCGAAGCCCGAAATATTGGAAGGAGCGACGCCGAGCGTGACGCTGCGGCGCGATAATCCGAACTTCCGCGCGGCATGGCCCGAGCGGGAATAG